A single window of Rhodamnia argentea isolate NSW1041297 chromosome 5, ASM2092103v1, whole genome shotgun sequence DNA harbors:
- the LOC115746605 gene encoding putative receptor-like protein kinase At3g47110 translates to MVLQNNSFRGEIPPQIGNLLRLRHLILSNNSFGGSIPSNLSHCSNLRILDLIDNQLVGGIHSNLGSLRRLEYLGFSANSLVGPIPPSFGNLSLLEQLSLQQNALHGEIPEELSRLERLVFFQLSFNKLIGEIPPGIFNISSMLAFYVGSNQLRGSFPSDMGTTLPFLSLLGAFNNLFTGMIPPSLTNVTSLRGVFLCNNSFRGPIPKNLGRLTSLQMLVLDANQLHDDLSFISSLANCSNLKDLLVDVNLIHGSLPRSISNLSASVEVISMASNPIHGSIPSALGNLFNLSALNLENTFLTDRIPDSIGGLYSLQELHLSGNMFTGEIPSSIGNMTLLNILDLHSNSFQGYIPQSLGNCKQLIWLDLSNNNLIGTVPVEILSLFSLSIFFSLAHNNLSGSLPLQVGSLKNLAKLDLSYNRLTGLIPASISECLSLRWLYLEANSFDGQIPQSLRPLRALEELDLSNNIFSGPIPSFLAELTLLEYLNLSFNELEGQVPKAGVFLNASAVSVSGNRELCGGVPSLKLPLCKLPRSKNCCSTKAIVISVVAGSLLCLALLVLCLSIFFYRKKKQMTTDPSTKLSLEHPFLRISYDELLRATGRFSESNLIGKGRYGMVYKGILDSGDMVAVKVLNLMQRGASRSFVSECRTLGTIRHRNLVKILSVCSSVDFCGNDFKALIYEFMANESLEEWLHPRTIGRDDEHDESRNLRLVQRLNIAIDIATAIEYLHKSCYPPIVHGDLKPSNVLLDNNMVPRVGDFGLAKITTVSAEATGIQDSTSTAVRGSIGYVPPEYGMGHKVSTPGDAYSYGILLLEMFTGKGPTEEAFGAHFNLHSFVQAALPDQAMDVVDLRILNEASDQQQEIMIRDCAASVLEVGVACSMDSPRDRMDMSEAIKELYSIKASYETKQRSTRK, encoded by the exons ATGGTTTTACAGAATAACAGCTTTCGTGGAGAAATCCCACCGCAGATTGGAAACTTGCTTCGACTCCGTCATCTCATTCTTAGCAACAACTCATTTGGCGGGTCGATACCGTCCAATCTTTCCCATTGCTCGAACCTTAGGATCTTGGATCTCATAGACAACCAACTTGTTGGGGGTATTCATTCCAATCTTGGTTCCTTACGAAGGCTTGAATACTTGGGCTTTTCTGCCAACAGTCTTGTAGGTCCTATTCCTCCTTCATTCGGAAACCTCTCGCTGCTGGAACAGCTCTCCCTACAGCAAAATGCATTACACGGAGAAATACCCGAAGAGCTATCCAGACTCGAGAGGTTGGTATTTTTCCAACTATCATTCAACAAACTAATCGGGGAGATTCCACCAGGGATTTTTAACATCTCCAGCATGTTGGCATTCTATGTTGGTTCTAACCAGTTGCGGGGAAGCTTTCCCTCTGATATGGGCACaactcttccttttctctctctacttggAGCCTTCAACAACTTGTTCACCGGGATGATTCCGCCATCGTTAACAAATGTCACCAGCCTTCGAGGAGTTTTCCTTTGCAACAACAGTTTCCGTGGGCCAATACCGAAAAATCTGGGAAGGCTAACGAGTCTCCAGATGCTTGTGTTGGATGCTAACCAGTTGCACGATGACTTaagttttatttcttctttagcTAATTGTTCCAATTTAAAAGATCTCCTCGTGGACGTGAACTTGATTCATGGATCATTGCCGAGATCCATCTCCAATCTCTCCGCCAGCGTTGAGGTCATTTCTATGGCAAGTAATCCAATCCACGGATCTATTCCCTCAGCCCTTGGAAATCTATTCAACTTGTCTGCCTTGAATCTGGAGAATACTTTTCTGACCGATCGCATTCCTGATTCCATCGGAGGCCTTTACAGCTTGCAGGAACTTCATTTGAGCGGAAACATGTTTACTGGAGAGATACCGTCTTCGATTGGTAACATGACATTGTTAAATATCCTTGACCTTCACTCCAACAGTTTCCAAGGCTACATACCGCAAAGTCTCGGCAACTGCAAGCAACTAATATGGCTGGATCTTTCGAACAACAATCTCATTGGCACTGTTCCAGTCGAAATCTTGAGTCTCTTTTCCTTATCGATCTTCTTTAGTTTAGCTCATAATAATTTAAGTGGATCTCTTCCGTTGCAAGTTGGGTCTTTGAAGAATCTCGCCAAGTTAGATCTATCTTACAACAGATTGACCGGCTTAATTCCGGCCTCCATCAGCGAGTGCTTGAGCTTGAGATGGCTTTACTTAGAAGCTAATTCTTTTGATGGTCAAATCCCCCAATCTTTACGTCCATTACGGGCTCTAGAAGAACTGGACCTTtccaataatattttttctggTCCAATCCCGAGCTTTCTCGCAGAGCTCACACTGCTCGAGTACTTGAATTTGTCGTTCAATGAACTAGAAGGACAAGTTCCAAAAGCCGGAGTTTTTCTCAATGCAAGTGCTGTATCAGTTTCTGGAAATAGAGAACTCTGtggaggtgttccgagtctgaAGCTTCCTCTTTGCAAATTACCAAGATCTAAGAACTGTTGTTCAACCAAGGCCATAGTGATATCTGTGGTTGCTGGTAGTTTGTTGTGTTTAGCTCTGTTGGTCCTATGTTTGTCTATCTTCTTTTACCGCAAAAAGAAGCAGATGACAACTGATCCCTCGACTAAATTATCCTTGGAGCACCCATTCTTGAGGATTTCTTATGATGAACTCCTGAGGGCTACAGGGAGGTTCTCCGAGTCCAATTTGATTGGTAAAGGGAGATACGGCATGGTTTATAAAGGAATTCTTGATAGTGGTGACATGGTGGCAGTGAAGGTGCTCAATTTAATGCAAAGAGGTGCTTCGAGGAGTTTTGTTTCGGAATGTCGAACTCTAGGAACCATTAGACACCGAAACCTCGTGAAGATACTAAGCGTTTGCTCGAGTGTGGACTTTTGTGGAAATGACTTCAAAGCTCTTATATACGAGTTCATGGCTAATGAGAGCCTGGAGGAGTGGCTGCACCCTAGGACTATAGGACGAGATGATGAGCATGATGAATCGAGAAATCTGAGGCTGGTACAGAGGTTAAACATCGCCATCGACATAGCTACTGCGATCGAATATCTCCACAAGAGTTGTTATCCGCCAATCGTCCACGGAGATTTGAAGCCGAGTAATGTGCTTCTTGACAACAACATGGTACCTCGAGTTGGAGATTTCGGGCTTGCAAAGATCACGACGGTGTCTGCCGAAGCCACAGGAATTCAAGATTCGACTTCAACAGCAGTCAGAGGATCCATCGGCTATGTACCTCCGG AGTATGGCATGGGACACAAGGTTTCCACACCTGGGGATGCTTACAGTTACGGCATTTTATTATTGGAGATGTTCACTGGAAAGGGACCCACTGAAGAGGCCTTTGGGGCCCATTTTAACCTTCATAGCTTTGTTCAAGCGGCTCTTCCCGACCAAGCGATGGATGTGGTAGACTTAAGGATTTTGAATGAAGCTAGCGATCAGCAACAGGAGATCATGATCAGGGATTGCGCTGCTTCCGTATTAGAAGTTGGAGTTGCATGCTCAATGGACTCACCGCGAGACCGTATGGACATGTCTGAGGCGATCAAGGAATTATATTCGATCAAGGCGAGTTATGAAACCAAACAGAGGAGCACAAGGAAGTAG